Proteins from a single region of Candidatus Binatia bacterium:
- a CDS encoding serine hydrolase domain-containing protein translates to MTQQLDLEAAREYARAHGLHAMIAMRGSDVLAQEYCDGFDARTPHALYSGTKSFWGVAALYACADGLLELDEPIAGTIESWREDAWKRRVTVRMLLSLTAGFAFGGLGASVPAYQKALATPLRDEPGTRFTYGGIPLQVFGAFFARKLERGGLTPHAYLRERVLDPAGVSVASWRKLPDGTQPLPTGASLSAENWLAYGRFIIVNYSALRPCFEGSAVNARYGLGWWLGASGAPPDLAYASGSAGQALYLVPSLDLAIAHFGRSSSYRHETFMKRLFGQVSKRGRRARETRHSGQP, encoded by the coding sequence GTGACGCAACAGCTCGACCTCGAGGCCGCGCGCGAATACGCCCGCGCGCACGGCCTGCACGCGATGATCGCCATGCGCGGCAGCGACGTGCTGGCGCAGGAGTACTGCGATGGTTTCGACGCGCGGACCCCGCATGCGCTCTACAGCGGAACGAAAAGCTTCTGGGGTGTCGCCGCGCTGTACGCATGCGCCGACGGGTTGCTCGAACTCGACGAGCCGATCGCCGGCACGATCGAGTCGTGGCGGGAGGATGCCTGGAAGCGGCGCGTCACGGTGCGCATGCTGCTCTCGCTGACGGCGGGGTTCGCCTTCGGCGGGCTCGGCGCGAGCGTGCCGGCGTACCAGAAAGCGCTGGCGACGCCGCTGCGCGACGAGCCCGGCACGCGCTTCACCTACGGCGGCATCCCGCTCCAGGTTTTTGGCGCGTTCTTTGCGCGCAAGCTGGAGAGGGGCGGCCTAACGCCGCACGCGTACCTGCGCGAACGCGTCCTCGATCCAGCGGGTGTCAGCGTCGCAAGCTGGCGTAAGCTTCCCGACGGGACGCAACCACTTCCGACCGGCGCATCACTCAGCGCCGAGAACTGGCTCGCCTACGGGAGATTCATCATTGTTAATTATTCGGCGCTGCGGCCGTGCTTCGAAGGCTCCGCGGTCAACGCTCGGTACGGCCTGGGTTGGTGGCTCGGCGCGAGCGGCGCTCCGCCAGATCTCGCCTATGCGAGCGGCTCGGCAGGGCAAGCTCTCTATCTCGTGCCCTCACTCGACCTCGCGATCGCACACTTCGGCAGAAGCTCGTCGTACCGGCACGAGACATTCATGAAACGGCTCTTCGGCCAGGTTTCAAAACGTGGAAGGAGGGCTCGCGAGACGCGGCATAGTGGCCAGCCATGA
- a CDS encoding alkaline phosphatase family protein codes for MKQSYAAKAAASFVLILLFSACSSSSMQSLPYMQHGVALEGLNATGAGKIKHIVYIVQENRSFNNLFYGYPGAYTRSYGMNSKDQWIRLQPEGLAAYYVIDHSAAAMFAACNGTGKLPGTDCRNNGFDREVSFGGPPTNPEYVYVPHNESKPYFDMAREWVVADRMFQSHLDESFVSHQYVIAAQAASAVDLPYGAWGCQGGKYDQVATITQQRSPYGPPERPCWDYTTLGDELDKAGLSWRFYASKYGSGSSGSGAYWSSYQAVRHIYYGPDWAKDIVSPNWKFITDVRAGKLANFTWITPVCADSDHVNCPGGYGPSWVAALVNTVGKSKFWDSTAIFVQWDDWGGLYDPVKPPFEDYDGLGFRVPLLVISPYAKHGFVSHTQYETASVLRFAEDLFGLDQMAAADKRANSPAPDCFNFQQKPRPFVKIAAPEPPKFFMGPLPSDDQAPDYE; via the coding sequence ATGAAGCAATCATACGCCGCCAAAGCCGCGGCGTCGTTCGTACTTATCCTTTTGTTCTCCGCATGTTCGTCGTCATCGATGCAGTCGCTGCCCTACATGCAGCACGGCGTGGCGCTCGAGGGACTCAACGCGACCGGCGCCGGTAAGATCAAGCACATCGTGTACATCGTTCAAGAGAATCGTAGTTTTAATAATCTCTTTTACGGCTATCCCGGAGCCTACACACGCTCGTACGGTATGAATTCGAAAGACCAGTGGATCAGGCTGCAGCCCGAAGGGCTGGCCGCGTACTACGTGATCGATCACTCGGCGGCTGCGATGTTCGCCGCGTGTAACGGCACGGGCAAGCTGCCCGGAACCGACTGCCGCAACAACGGCTTCGACAGGGAAGTCTCGTTCGGCGGGCCACCCACCAATCCGGAGTATGTCTACGTGCCGCACAACGAGTCGAAGCCGTACTTCGACATGGCGCGTGAGTGGGTGGTGGCCGACCGCATGTTCCAGTCGCACCTGGACGAGAGCTTCGTATCGCACCAGTACGTCATCGCCGCGCAGGCCGCCTCGGCGGTCGATCTGCCGTACGGCGCGTGGGGCTGCCAGGGCGGCAAGTACGATCAGGTCGCGACGATCACGCAGCAACGCAGTCCGTACGGGCCTCCCGAGCGGCCTTGCTGGGATTACACGACGCTCGGCGACGAGCTCGACAAGGCGGGCCTGAGCTGGCGCTTCTACGCGAGCAAGTACGGCAGCGGATCGAGCGGTTCCGGCGCGTACTGGTCGAGCTATCAGGCCGTGCGCCACATCTATTACGGACCCGATTGGGCCAAAGACATCGTCTCGCCCAACTGGAAGTTTATCACCGACGTGCGCGCCGGCAAGCTCGCGAACTTCACGTGGATCACGCCGGTGTGCGCCGACTCCGATCACGTGAACTGTCCCGGAGGCTATGGACCGTCGTGGGTCGCGGCGCTGGTCAACACCGTCGGCAAGAGCAAGTTCTGGGACTCAACCGCGATCTTCGTGCAGTGGGATGACTGGGGCGGCCTCTACGACCCGGTCAAGCCGCCTTTCGAAGACTACGACGGCCTCGGCTTCCGCGTTCCGCTGCTCGTCATCTCACCCTACGCGAAGCACGGCTTCGTCTCGCACACGCAATACGAGACGGCCAGCGTGCTGCGCTTTGCCGAAGACCTCTTCGGCTTGGATCAGATGGCGGCGGCCGACAAGCGCGCCAACTCGCCCGCACCCGACTGCTTCAACTTCCAACAGAAGCCGCGTCCCTTTGTGAAAATCGCCGCGCCCGAACCGCCGAAGTTCTTCATGGGACCACTCCCCAGCGACGACCAAGCCCCGGACTACGAATAA
- a CDS encoding lytic transglycosylase domain-containing protein — MRRTIASLLATAIVPLCSFLVTCAPAQAAHRAVPATPVAIDVYARVLRHINPLLPAWQSRSLARRVLVNAVRWRLDANMLVAIVAVESSWHTHAVSPAGAIGLGQLMPGTAALLKVNPRDPNQNLYGAARYLRGLMQRFGSKHPDLVFAAYNAGPKAVSEYGGVPPYGETENYVVRVVDAWERLGRNVHLPASAYNQWPAHGLDIDYWLNGTENP, encoded by the coding sequence ATGCGCAGGACCATCGCCAGCCTCCTGGCGACCGCGATCGTTCCATTGTGCTCGTTTCTGGTTACGTGCGCACCCGCGCAAGCCGCACATCGCGCGGTCCCTGCGACTCCTGTCGCAATCGACGTCTACGCGCGCGTCCTGCGGCACATCAACCCGCTGCTGCCGGCCTGGCAGAGCCGCAGCCTCGCGCGGCGCGTGCTCGTGAACGCCGTGCGCTGGCGCCTCGATGCGAACATGCTCGTGGCGATCGTCGCCGTCGAATCGTCGTGGCACACCCACGCGGTCTCGCCGGCGGGCGCGATCGGCCTCGGCCAGCTCATGCCGGGCACGGCCGCGCTGCTCAAGGTCAACCCGCGCGACCCGAACCAAAACCTCTACGGCGCCGCGCGCTATCTGCGCGGCCTGATGCAGCGCTTCGGATCGAAGCATCCGGACCTCGTCTTCGCCGCCTACAACGCGGGGCCGAAGGCCGTCAGCGAATACGGCGGCGTTCCGCCTTACGGCGAGACGGAAAACTACGTCGTGCGGGTCGTCGACGCGTGGGAGCGCCTAGGGCGCAACGTCCACCTCCCCGCGAGCGCCTACAATCAGTGGCCCGCGCACGGCCTCGACATCGACTACTGGCTCAACGGCACCGAAAACCCGTAA
- a CDS encoding HAD family hydrolase, whose translation MLFDRDETIVVDVPFNGDPAKIVPAPNARDLLDRLRAAGLPLVVVSNQSGIGRGLITAEQVDAVNRRIDELLGPFAGFFVCPHAPDDACECRKPKPKLILDAARALRVDPACCVVVGDRESDVEAARNAGAIPLKVAGPHALGDAVNAILSMSS comes from the coding sequence GTGTTGTTCGATCGCGACGAGACGATCGTCGTCGACGTGCCGTTCAACGGCGATCCCGCTAAGATAGTTCCCGCGCCGAACGCGCGCGATTTGCTCGACCGGCTGCGCGCGGCGGGGTTGCCGCTCGTGGTGGTCAGCAATCAAAGCGGGATCGGGCGCGGGCTGATCACAGCCGAGCAGGTAGACGCGGTCAATCGCAGGATCGACGAGTTGCTCGGGCCGTTCGCGGGATTCTTCGTCTGTCCGCACGCGCCCGACGACGCCTGCGAGTGCCGTAAGCCGAAGCCCAAGCTGATTCTCGACGCGGCGCGTGCGCTGCGCGTCGATCCGGCGTGCTGCGTCGTCGTCGGCGACCGGGAGAGCGACGTCGAGGCCGCGCGCAACGCGGGAGCGATCCCGCTAAAAGTTGCCGGCCCTCACGCGCTCGGCGACGCGGTCAACGCTATCCTCTCCATGTCATCCTGA
- the thiC gene encoding phosphomethylpyrimidine synthase ThiC, producing the protein MKVYSSGSDPSVRVPRRAIALTDGTIHTVYDTSGPYTDPETSTDFRRGLPPLRDAWIEARGDTLRLERPSSIYRRGRDAMPELDELRFPSPRPPRRAKPGANVTQMHYARRGEITPEMEFVALRENVEPDFVRSEVARGRAILPSNVNHPESEPMIIGRNFLVKINANIGNSAVTSSIDEEVEKMTWATRWGGDTVMDLSTGKNIHETREWILRNSPVPIGTVPIYQALEKVDGKAEELTWELFRDTLIEQAEQGVDYFTIHAGVLLRYVPLTASRVTGIVSRGGSILAKWCLAHHRENFLYDNFEEICEIMKAYDVAFSLGDGLRPGCTADANDAAQFAELETLGELTDVAWKHDVQVMIEGPGHVPMHLIEENMRKQLEICKEAPFYTLGPLVTDVAPGYDHITSAIGAAMIGWYGTAMLCYVTPKEHLGLPNKKDVKDGVIAYKIAAHAADLAKGHAGAAHWDDVLSKARFEFRWQDQFDLSLDPDTAREFHDETLPAPGAKVAHFCSMCGPHFCSMKITQEVREYAERGMAEKSREFLEQGAEVYVPVSP; encoded by the coding sequence ATGAAAGTTTATTCCAGCGGCTCGGACCCGTCGGTTCGCGTGCCGCGCCGCGCGATCGCGTTGACGGACGGCACGATCCACACCGTCTACGACACGAGCGGCCCGTACACCGATCCCGAAACTTCAACCGATTTTCGTCGCGGACTGCCGCCGCTGCGCGACGCGTGGATCGAGGCGCGCGGCGACACGCTGCGGCTCGAGCGTCCGTCGTCTATCTACCGGCGCGGGCGCGACGCGATGCCGGAGCTCGACGAGCTGCGCTTCCCGTCGCCGCGCCCGCCGCGCAGGGCGAAGCCGGGTGCGAACGTCACGCAGATGCACTACGCGCGGCGCGGCGAGATCACGCCGGAGATGGAGTTCGTCGCGCTGCGTGAGAACGTCGAGCCGGATTTTGTGCGCAGTGAGGTCGCGCGCGGCCGCGCGATCCTCCCATCAAATGTCAACCATCCCGAGAGCGAGCCGATGATCATCGGCCGCAACTTTCTGGTCAAGATCAACGCGAACATCGGCAACTCCGCCGTCACGTCGTCCATCGACGAAGAGGTCGAGAAGATGACGTGGGCGACGCGCTGGGGCGGCGACACCGTCATGGACCTCTCGACCGGGAAGAACATCCACGAAACGCGCGAGTGGATTCTGCGCAACTCACCGGTGCCGATCGGCACCGTCCCGATCTATCAGGCGCTGGAGAAGGTCGACGGCAAGGCCGAGGAGCTCACGTGGGAGCTCTTCCGCGACACGCTGATCGAGCAGGCGGAACAGGGCGTAGACTATTTCACGATTCACGCCGGCGTGCTGCTGCGCTACGTGCCCCTCACGGCCAGCCGCGTCACCGGCATCGTCTCGCGCGGCGGATCGATCCTCGCCAAGTGGTGCCTCGCGCATCATCGCGAGAACTTCCTCTACGACAACTTCGAAGAGATCTGCGAGATCATGAAGGCGTACGACGTGGCGTTCTCACTCGGTGACGGTCTGCGCCCAGGCTGCACCGCCGATGCCAACGACGCGGCGCAGTTCGCGGAGCTCGAGACGCTGGGAGAGCTAACCGACGTTGCCTGGAAGCACGACGTCCAGGTGATGATCGAGGGCCCTGGGCACGTCCCGATGCACCTGATCGAAGAAAACATGCGCAAGCAGCTCGAGATCTGCAAGGAGGCGCCCTTCTACACTCTGGGGCCGCTCGTCACCGACGTCGCACCCGGCTACGATCACATCACGAGCGCGATCGGCGCCGCGATGATCGGCTGGTACGGGACGGCGATGTTGTGCTACGTGACGCCCAAAGAGCACCTCGGTTTGCCGAACAAGAAGGACGTCAAGGACGGCGTGATCGCGTACAAGATCGCCGCGCACGCGGCCGACCTTGCCAAGGGACACGCCGGCGCGGCGCATTGGGACGACGTGCTGTCGAAGGCGCGCTTCGAGTTCCGCTGGCAGGATCAGTTCGATCTCTCGCTCGATCCCGACACCGCGCGCGAGTTCCACGACGAGACGCTGCCCGCGCCGGGCGCGAAGGTCGCGCACTTCTGTTCGATGTGCGGGCCGCATTTCTGCTCGATGAAGATCACGCAAGAGGTGCGCGAGTACGCTGAGCGCGGCATGGCCGAAAAGTCCCGCGAGTTCTTGGAGCAGGGCGCCGAAGTGTACGTTCCCGTGTCACCCTGA
- a CDS encoding STAS domain-containing protein → MKKPLGPEENRLELEGDWDLSRREELDFLFSALRSDEPAVIDMSRATYIDSTVLHQLASVRQRFNGHQITVVANGPVSRLLRMVAFDKMFRVVDKV, encoded by the coding sequence ATGAAGAAACCGCTTGGTCCCGAGGAAAATCGGCTCGAACTAGAAGGCGACTGGGACCTCTCCCGTAGGGAAGAGTTGGATTTCCTGTTTAGCGCGCTCCGCTCGGACGAACCGGCGGTGATAGACATGAGCCGGGCAACCTACATAGACTCAACCGTCCTACACCAGCTCGCCTCGGTACGTCAGCGTTTCAACGGGCACCAGATCACAGTGGTGGCCAATGGCCCGGTAAGCCGGTTGCTTCGCATGGTAGCCTTCGACAAGATGTTCCGGGTCGTGGACAAGGTCTAG
- the aceE gene encoding pyruvate dehydrogenase (acetyl-transferring), homodimeric type, translated as MTTTFTADPDPQETREWLEAMRGVIEAEGPERARDLIARLVDEAQRNGAHVSLGWQTPYVNTIPADQQPAMPGDREVEARLRHYVRWNALATVVRANKVSSELGGHVASFASAATLYDVGFNHFFRARSESFGGDLVFFQGHSSPGVYARAFLEGRITEDQLEHFRQEVGGRGLSSYPHPWLMPEFWQFPTVSMGLGPIMSIYQARFMRYLHDRGLRDATGRKVWAFVGDGEMDEPESLGAVSLAGREKLDDLIWVVNANLQRLDGPVRGNGKIIQELEGVFKGAGWNVIKVIWGSRWDPLLASDAGPRLVQLMNECVDGDYQTFKSRNGKYVRDEFFGRYPETQALVADWTDEAIWNLQRGGHDSVKVYAAYKAAFEHRGAPTVVLAKTIKGYGMGEAGEAQNIAHQAKKMEIAAMRTFRDRFDLPISDEQLAGEKIPFYKPAEDSQEMQYLRERMAELGRVPQRRRKSAALTVPELAAFDAQLQGTGDRHISTTMAFVRILNTIARDRDIGPRVVPIVADESRTFGMEGMFRQLGIYSSVGQLYHPQDAEQLMWYREDKLGQILQEGINEAGALSSWIAAGTSYSNHDLPMIPFYIFYSMFGFQRVGDLTWAAGDSRTRGFLLGATSGRTTLNGEGLQHEDGSSQVAASFVPNCVSYDPTFAYELAVIIEDGLRRMLTDQEDVYYYITLMNENYQHPAMPPDVRDGILRGMYLLRDSGPVKGKAPRVQLFGSGAILREVIAAADLLADEWNVTSDVWSVTSFNQLQRDGVAARRLNLLHPQDKPALSHVEQCLQDRVGPGIAATDYIRAFAEQIHPYVGRPYVALGTDGYGRSDFRRKLREFFEVDRHFVTVTALRALAEEGKVPPATVAKALEKYHIDPNKPNPITV; from the coding sequence ATGACGACGACGTTCACCGCCGATCCCGACCCTCAAGAAACTCGCGAATGGCTCGAGGCCATGCGCGGCGTCATCGAGGCCGAAGGCCCGGAGCGTGCGCGCGATCTGATCGCGCGGCTCGTCGACGAAGCGCAGCGCAACGGCGCGCACGTTTCGCTTGGCTGGCAGACGCCGTACGTCAACACGATACCGGCCGATCAGCAGCCGGCGATGCCGGGCGATCGCGAGGTCGAGGCGCGGTTGCGCCATTACGTCCGCTGGAACGCGCTCGCGACGGTTGTGCGCGCAAACAAGGTCAGCTCGGAGCTCGGCGGCCACGTCGCCAGCTTCGCGTCGGCGGCGACGCTGTACGACGTCGGCTTCAACCATTTCTTCCGCGCGCGCAGCGAATCGTTCGGCGGCGACCTCGTCTTCTTTCAGGGACACTCCTCGCCGGGCGTGTACGCGCGCGCGTTTCTCGAGGGGCGCATCACTGAGGACCAGCTCGAGCACTTCCGCCAGGAGGTCGGCGGGCGCGGCCTCTCGTCGTATCCACATCCGTGGCTGATGCCGGAGTTCTGGCAGTTCCCAACCGTGTCGATGGGCCTCGGCCCGATCATGTCGATTTATCAGGCGCGCTTCATGCGCTATCTGCACGACCGCGGCCTGCGCGACGCAACCGGGCGTAAGGTGTGGGCTTTCGTGGGCGACGGCGAGATGGACGAGCCCGAATCGCTCGGCGCGGTCTCGCTCGCGGGCCGCGAGAAGCTCGACGACTTAATCTGGGTGGTCAACGCGAACCTGCAGCGGCTCGACGGTCCGGTGCGCGGCAACGGTAAGATCATTCAGGAGCTCGAGGGCGTCTTCAAGGGCGCAGGCTGGAACGTCATCAAGGTCATCTGGGGAAGCCGCTGGGATCCGCTGCTCGCAAGCGATGCGGGCCCGCGCCTCGTGCAGTTGATGAACGAGTGCGTGGACGGCGACTATCAAACGTTCAAGTCGCGCAACGGCAAGTACGTCCGCGACGAGTTCTTCGGACGCTATCCCGAAACGCAGGCGCTGGTCGCGGACTGGACCGACGAGGCGATTTGGAACCTGCAGCGCGGCGGCCACGACTCAGTCAAGGTCTACGCCGCGTATAAGGCCGCTTTTGAGCATCGCGGCGCACCGACGGTCGTGCTCGCGAAGACGATCAAGGGCTACGGCATGGGCGAGGCCGGCGAAGCACAGAACATCGCACACCAGGCGAAAAAGATGGAGATCGCGGCGATGCGCACGTTTCGCGATCGCTTCGACCTGCCGATCAGCGACGAGCAGCTCGCCGGCGAGAAGATCCCGTTCTATAAGCCGGCGGAAGATTCGCAAGAGATGCAGTACCTGCGCGAGCGGATGGCCGAGCTCGGCCGCGTTCCGCAACGTCGCCGCAAGTCGGCCGCGTTGACCGTTCCAGAGCTCGCGGCGTTCGACGCGCAGCTGCAAGGAACGGGCGACCGGCATATCTCGACGACGATGGCGTTCGTGCGAATCCTCAACACCATCGCGCGCGACCGCGATATCGGTCCGCGCGTCGTTCCGATCGTCGCCGACGAGTCGCGTACGTTCGGCATGGAGGGCATGTTCCGCCAACTCGGGATCTACTCGTCGGTCGGACAGCTCTATCATCCGCAAGACGCCGAACAGCTCATGTGGTACCGCGAGGACAAGCTCGGCCAGATTCTGCAAGAAGGCATCAACGAGGCGGGTGCGCTCTCGTCGTGGATCGCCGCGGGCACGTCGTACTCCAACCACGACCTGCCGATGATCCCGTTCTACATCTTCTATTCGATGTTCGGCTTTCAACGCGTCGGCGACCTCACGTGGGCGGCCGGCGACAGCCGCACGCGCGGCTTTCTGCTCGGCGCGACGTCGGGGCGCACGACGCTCAATGGCGAGGGCCTGCAGCACGAGGACGGCAGCAGCCAAGTCGCGGCGTCGTTCGTGCCCAACTGCGTCAGCTACGACCCGACATTCGCGTATGAGCTCGCGGTCATCATCGAGGACGGGCTGCGCCGGATGCTGACCGACCAGGAAGACGTCTATTACTACATCACGCTGATGAACGAGAACTATCAGCATCCGGCGATGCCGCCCGACGTACGCGACGGCATCCTGCGCGGCATGTACCTGCTGCGTGACTCGGGCCCCGTGAAGGGGAAGGCACCGCGAGTGCAGCTCTTCGGCTCGGGCGCCATCTTGCGCGAGGTCATCGCCGCGGCCGATCTCCTCGCGGACGAGTGGAACGTGACGAGCGACGTGTGGAGCGTGACGAGTTTCAACCAGCTGCAGCGCGACGGCGTCGCGGCGCGGCGCTTGAACCTGCTGCACCCGCAGGATAAACCGGCTCTCTCCCACGTCGAGCAGTGCCTTCAAGATCGCGTCGGGCCCGGCATCGCCGCCACCGATTACATCCGGGCGTTCGCCGAACAGATCCATCCGTACGTGGGGCGCCCATATGTCGCGCTCGGCACCGACGGCTACGGCCGCAGCGACTTTCGGCGCAAGCTGCGCGAGTTCTTCGAGGTCGACCGCCACTTCGTAACGGTCACGGCGCTGCGTGCGCTCGCCGAAGAGGGCAAGGTTCCACCCGCGACGGTCGCCAAGGCGCTGGAGAAGTACCACATCGACCCCAACAAGCCGAACCCCATCACCGTGTGA
- the aceF gene encoding dihydrolipoyllysine-residue acetyltransferase, whose product MSQTIEVRVPDIGDFKDVPVIEVLVKSGDRVKKNDSLITLESEKASMEVPAEAEGVVQDIKVKVGDKVSEGVAILTLSSEDAAVAPQPAPAQQQPTPASQLAPAPQLAPAPQATPAPDGPVHAGPAIRRFARELGVDLANISGSGPNGRITREDVQGFVKGALERGGAAAAPAFGGLPAWPKVDFAQYGPVERRPLSRIKKFSGPNLHRNWLQIPHITNYDEADVTSLEAFRNEVNAERTSEPRPKLTMLAFLVKASVAALQRYPEFNASLDGAELVLKRYYNIGFAADTPDGLVVPVVKNADGKGLFEIAAESAALAAKAREGKLPLSEMQGGTFTISSIGGIGGTAFTQIVNAPEVAILGATRTTMKPIWDGETFVPRLMLPVSVSYDHRVVDGAGAARFLAYVAALLADFRRVML is encoded by the coding sequence ATGAGCCAAACGATCGAGGTGCGCGTTCCCGACATCGGCGACTTCAAGGACGTGCCGGTGATCGAGGTGTTGGTCAAGAGCGGCGATCGCGTCAAGAAGAACGACTCGCTGATCACGCTCGAGAGCGAGAAGGCCTCGATGGAGGTACCGGCCGAGGCCGAGGGCGTCGTACAAGATATCAAGGTGAAGGTCGGCGACAAGGTCTCCGAGGGCGTGGCGATCCTGACGCTCAGTTCGGAGGACGCCGCCGTGGCGCCGCAGCCTGCCCCTGCGCAGCAACAGCCCACGCCGGCTTCGCAACTCGCGCCTGCTCCGCAACTCGCGCCTGCTCCGCAGGCGACGCCCGCACCCGACGGCCCGGTGCACGCGGGACCCGCGATTCGGCGCTTCGCACGCGAGCTCGGCGTCGATCTCGCGAACATCAGCGGCAGCGGCCCGAACGGACGCATCACGCGTGAGGACGTGCAGGGCTTCGTGAAGGGCGCACTGGAGCGCGGCGGCGCTGCCGCCGCACCGGCATTCGGCGGATTGCCGGCGTGGCCGAAGGTAGACTTCGCGCAGTACGGCCCGGTCGAGCGCCGCCCACTCTCGCGCATCAAGAAGTTCTCGGGACCGAACCTGCATCGCAACTGGCTGCAAATCCCGCACATCACCAACTACGACGAGGCCGACGTCACGTCGCTCGAGGCGTTCCGTAACGAGGTCAACGCCGAGCGCACGAGTGAGCCGCGGCCGAAGCTCACGATGCTGGCGTTTCTCGTCAAGGCCTCGGTCGCGGCGCTGCAGCGCTACCCCGAATTCAACGCGTCGCTGGACGGCGCTGAGCTCGTGCTCAAGCGCTACTACAACATCGGCTTCGCGGCCGACACGCCGGACGGCCTCGTCGTGCCGGTGGTCAAGAACGCGGACGGCAAGGGGCTGTTCGAGATCGCGGCCGAGAGCGCGGCGCTCGCGGCGAAGGCACGCGAGGGCAAGCTGCCGCTCTCCGAGATGCAGGGCGGCACGTTCACGATCTCGTCGATCGGCGGGATCGGCGGCACGGCGTTCACGCAGATCGTCAACGCGCCCGAGGTCGCAATTCTCGGCGCCACGCGCACGACGATGAAGCCAATCTGGGACGGCGAGACGTTCGTTCCGCGGCTGATGCTGCCGGTCAGCGTGAGCTACGATCACCGCGTCGTCGACGGCGCGGGAGCCGCGCGCTTCCTGGCCTACGTCGCCGCGTTGCTCGCCGACTTCCGCCGCGTCATGCTGTAA
- a CDS encoding TMEM175 family protein, giving the protein MNKARFEAFSDGVFAFAITLLALGFVLPKLHGPSNRELASALLGLWPDLIAYALSFSVIGLMWQNHHALFRLVHTVDRKTVFWNLLLLAATVLIPFATTTLGSYPTYSASTFLYGVVLSACATFYNVMLQHLVRTKAFAPEVDDATIAHTVRGYRTGWMVYVGATLVALVLPVLSFALYLFVVIYFLIPRGADSDVSLSARRW; this is encoded by the coding sequence ATGAACAAGGCGCGATTCGAGGCGTTTTCGGACGGCGTCTTCGCCTTTGCGATTACGCTCCTCGCGCTGGGCTTCGTCCTGCCCAAACTGCACGGGCCGTCCAATCGCGAGCTCGCCTCGGCGCTGCTGGGTCTTTGGCCGGACCTGATCGCGTATGCTCTGAGCTTCTCCGTGATCGGCCTGATGTGGCAGAATCACCACGCACTCTTCCGTCTCGTGCACACCGTCGACCGCAAGACGGTGTTCTGGAACCTCCTGTTGCTGGCGGCGACCGTGTTGATCCCGTTCGCCACGACGACGCTCGGCTCGTATCCGACGTATTCGGCGTCGACGTTTCTCTACGGCGTCGTACTTTCGGCCTGCGCCACGTTCTACAACGTCATGCTGCAGCATCTCGTCCGCACCAAGGCGTTCGCGCCGGAGGTCGACGACGCGACGATCGCGCACACGGTTCGCGGCTATCGAACGGGCTGGATGGTATATGTCGGCGCGACGCTGGTCGCGCTCGTGCTGCCGGTCTTGAGCTTCGCGCTGTATCTGTTCGTCGTGATCTACTTTTTGATCCCGCGCGGCGCGGATTCGGACGTCTCGCTGAGCGCGCGCCGCTGGTAG
- a CDS encoding VOC family protein has translation MYNAYPSRMNITGIDLTAYLVRDPNKAIAFYRDVMGMTPTAVDDGGRGAEFTLPDGSTFGVWKPDDDATGGAIMFAVEDARAAVEHYRKRGLQLSDVMESPVCLMAFGADPEGNSIIIHQRKAKD, from the coding sequence ATGTATAACGCGTACCCTAGTCGCATGAACATCACCGGAATCGATCTCACGGCGTACCTCGTACGCGATCCCAACAAGGCCATCGCTTTCTATCGCGACGTGATGGGAATGACGCCCACCGCCGTCGACGATGGAGGACGCGGGGCCGAGTTCACGCTCCCGGACGGCTCGACGTTCGGCGTGTGGAAGCCCGACGACGATGCGACCGGCGGCGCGATCATGTTCGCGGTCGAAGACGCGCGTGCGGCCGTCGAGCACTATCGCAAGCGCGGGCTGCAGCTCAGCGACGTGATGGAGTCGCCCGTGTGCCTGATGGCGTTCGGCGCAGATCCCGAGGGCAACTCGATCATCATCCACCAGCGCAAGGCCAAAGACTAG